In Phaenicophaeus curvirostris isolate KB17595 unplaced genomic scaffold, BPBGC_Pcur_1.0 scaffold_55, whole genome shotgun sequence, the following are encoded in one genomic region:
- the LOC138734065 gene encoding olfactory receptor 14A16-like, with amino-acid sequence MSNSSSITQFLLLAFADTRELQLLHFWLFLGIYLAALLGNGLIIITIACDHHLHTTMYFFLLNLSLLDLGSISTTVPKSMAISLWDNRTISFSGCVAQVFLYVLFLSAEFSLLTIMSYDRYVAICNPLHYGTLLGSRACVHMAAAAWGAGFLYALLHTANTFSLPLCQGNAVHQFFCEIPHILKLSCSDSFLREAWLVVVTLPVALGCFVFIVVSYVHIFRAVLRIPSEQGRHKAFSTCLPHLTVVSLFLSTGFFADLKPPWMSPSLDLVVSFLYSVVPPAVNPLIYSFRNLLLKGAMWNWITGWFSEAMNC; translated from the coding sequence atgtccaacagcagctccatcacccagttcctcctcctggcattcgcagacacacgggagctgcagctcttgcacttctggctcttcctgggcatctacctggctgccctcctgggcaacggcctcatcatcatcaccatcgcctgtgaccaccacctccacaccaccatgtacttcttcctcctcaacctctccCTCCTAGACCtgggctccatctccaccactgtccccaaatccatggccatTTCCCTCTGGGACAACAGGACCATTTCCTTCTCAGGATGTGTTGCTCAGGTCTTCCTCTATGTCCTTTTTTTATCAGcagagttttctcttctcacCATCATGTCCTAtgaccgctacgttgccatctgcaaccccctgcactacgggaccctcctgggcagcagagcttgtgtccacatggcagcagctgcctggggcgctgggtttcttTATGccctgctgcacacggccaatacattttccctgcccctctgccagggcaatgctgtgcaccagttcttctgtgaaatcccccacatcctcaagctctcctgctcagatTCCTTCCTCAGAGAAGCTTGGCTGGTGGTGGTTACTCTCCCTGTAGCAttaggctgttttgttttcattgtggtgtcctatgtgcatatcttcagggctgtgctgaggatcccctctgagcagggacggcacaaagccttctccacctgcctccctcacctgACTGTGGTCTCCTTGTTTCTCAGCACTGGCTTTTTTGCTGACCTGAAACCCCCTTggatgtccccatccctggacctgGTGGTGTCATTTCTCTACTCGGTGGTTCCTCCAGCAGTGAatcccctcatctacagcttcaGGAACCTGCTGCTCAAGGGTGCAATGTGGAATTGGATAACTGGAtggttttctgaagcaatgaaCTGCTAA